Proteins from one Oscillatoria nigro-viridis PCC 7112 genomic window:
- a CDS encoding MAPEG family protein produces MTQDTIFSPFFATVFLTFIVWVYMYIRRISFITSRKIALNELAVPGALAQISPPSVSNPSDNLKNLFEIPVLFYALVLYLFVTKQVDTVYVNAAWVFVVFRTLHSAVHCTFNLIILRFYLYLFATFAVWFIAIRAALIHFGTIN; encoded by the coding sequence ATGACGCAAGATACAATCTTCAGTCCCTTCTTTGCAACAGTGTTTCTCACATTCATCGTCTGGGTGTATATGTACATCCGCCGTATCAGTTTTATTACCAGTAGAAAGATCGCCCTGAATGAACTTGCTGTACCGGGCGCACTGGCACAAATTTCGCCACCAAGCGTATCCAATCCATCGGATAACCTAAAAAACCTGTTCGAGATTCCGGTACTTTTCTATGCGCTTGTCCTATACCTGTTCGTCACAAAGCAGGTCGATACAGTGTATGTGAACGCCGCGTGGGTATTCGTTGTGTTTCGCACATTGCATAGTGCTGTTCATTGCACATTCAATCTTATCATACTTCGGTTCTACCTCTACCTATTTGCCACGTTCGCGGTATGGTTCATCGCGATCCGCGCAGCACTTATCCACTTTGGAACAATCAATTAA
- a CDS encoding DUF6220 domain-containing protein: MTTCSEIDRDRTPARGILISFYVTSIIFNVCLIAQLLTVGVAYFNNPAWWNIHVWLVRGYGGLSLVLLGWSFVAPFSRRIRNLATSLPVLLGLQFASIHLKSPLHLEILHPLIGFTLLYVSSSLVHHISRTFSPTNNHNHQI, encoded by the coding sequence ATGACAACCTGTTCGGAAATCGATCGCGATCGCACTCCCGCACGTGGGATACTCATCAGCTTTTATGTGACTTCAATCATCTTTAATGTCTGCTTGATTGCTCAGTTATTAACGGTTGGAGTTGCCTACTTCAATAATCCTGCATGGTGGAATATTCATGTTTGGCTAGTGCGAGGTTATGGCGGATTGTCATTAGTATTACTGGGATGGTCGTTTGTCGCCCCATTTTCACGCAGAATACGAAATCTCGCCACAAGTTTGCCAGTGCTGCTTGGACTACAATTTGCCAGCATTCATCTCAAAAGTCCTCTTCACCTAGAGATACTCCATCCTCTGATTGGATTTACATTGCTCTATGTTTCTTCAAGCCTTGTACATCACATATCGCGCACTTTCTCGCCCACCAACAATCATAACCATCAAATTTGA
- a CDS encoding LuxR C-terminal-related transcriptional regulator, protein MKSSLQLLFEAIEQVKDEQDLRSQVVPKIGEYFAAKRSGIFFFDRLPLVDSKLQKTLKVALSIEHNPVARYLVERHSPVHEALVASPKVWTIICPRPDHWHVMAGPIVSRGQLMGVVGCTRDRSMPAFDTENLADLSAICLHLSVWAATVRAAELSRRESQHQPLKTSRLTPRELQIAELVALGRTNAGIGRELWITENSVKQALKRMFRKLEVSSRAEMVAQLSTTYNLPSVKSSPANLVQNTQQ, encoded by the coding sequence ATGAAAAGTTCCTTGCAGCTTTTATTTGAAGCGATCGAGCAGGTAAAGGACGAACAAGATTTGCGATCGCAAGTCGTGCCCAAAATCGGCGAGTATTTTGCAGCTAAGCGATCGGGAATCTTTTTCTTCGATCGACTGCCCTTGGTAGATAGTAAGCTTCAGAAAACATTGAAAGTGGCGCTATCGATCGAACACAATCCTGTTGCGCGTTATTTAGTGGAACGTCATTCTCCTGTCCATGAAGCATTGGTGGCATCTCCCAAGGTTTGGACAATAATTTGTCCCCGACCCGATCATTGGCACGTGATGGCGGGGCCGATTGTCAGTCGCGGTCAATTAATGGGTGTAGTGGGCTGTACGCGCGATCGGTCAATGCCCGCCTTCGATACAGAAAATCTAGCCGATTTGAGTGCGATCTGTTTGCACTTGTCTGTTTGGGCTGCAACAGTACGCGCGGCGGAGCTATCCCGTAGGGAATCGCAACACCAACCTTTGAAGACCTCACGCCTAACGCCTCGTGAATTGCAAATTGCCGAATTGGTTGCTTTGGGGCGAACCAACGCAGGAATCGGGAGGGAACTTTGGATTACAGAGAATTCAGTGAAGCAAGCTTTGAAGCGAATGTTCCGCAAGCTTGAGGTTTCGTCTCGTGCAGAAATGGTTGCACAGCTTTCCACAACATATAATTTGCCCAGCGTAAAAAGCTCTCCAGCCAACTTGGTGCAGAACACCCAGCAATAA
- a CDS encoding bifunctional serine/threonine-protein kinase/formylglycine-generating enzyme family protein gives MFYCSNPRCSNPFNPDNSKFCQSCGAQGLNPLFRNRYRVIRLLGEGGFGRTYEAVDTDRMDDPCVIKQFVPQFQGTSALAKAAELFKQEAKRLYELGEHPQIPRLIAYFEQDKRLYLVQELIEGQTLLAELTQQGVFSEEKIWQLLADVLPILKFVHDRHVIHRDIKLENIMRRRTSVSSSLPKAGNFPNSAFRRGGRGELVLIDFGISKQVTGSLMSKVGTTVGTPGYSPVEQMRGQVFPGSDLYSLGITCLRLLTQCLPKIDGSDDLYDPINGGWMWRERLPAGTKLSSKLTKILDKLIEDYLKNRYKSADEVIKALNLYSLPPQPPFVKGGQLALNSAVTKGGPLALNSAVTKGGALAIHTPVNQSGQINSNISVNPRGKSNTNAPPNKASQRIAAVKSTFEFQVVTVDKRGKQTNVNSRQARFFEEHLGSSTVLEMVSVPGGTFLMGSPKERGDSDEKPQHPVTLGSFYISKFPVTQAQWIAVAALPEIKIFLNPDAARFKGANRPVENVSWYEAVEFCDRLSRKTGKNYRLPSEAQWEYACRGQTTGPFHFGETITSELANYNGNSNYADAPKGVYRFQTTDVGSFKPNAFGLYDFHGNVWEWCADSWHNNYNGAPADGSVWESDGDSSLRLLRGGSWNDHPPNCRSACRLRYQADCKASIVGFRVVVSVARSCVRTEKPGFLKKPGF, from the coding sequence ATGTTCTACTGTTCTAATCCCAGGTGCTCTAATCCTTTCAATCCCGACAACTCTAAATTTTGTCAAAGTTGCGGAGCTCAAGGCCTCAACCCTCTATTCAGAAACCGCTACCGCGTGATTCGACTGTTGGGCGAAGGGGGATTTGGCAGAACTTATGAAGCGGTAGATACCGATCGCATGGACGATCCCTGCGTAATTAAGCAGTTTGTACCCCAATTTCAAGGAACCTCAGCACTTGCAAAAGCCGCAGAATTGTTTAAGCAAGAAGCGAAACGACTTTACGAACTCGGCGAACATCCCCAAATTCCTCGATTAATTGCTTATTTTGAACAAGACAAGCGACTTTATTTAGTACAAGAGTTGATTGAGGGGCAAACTTTACTGGCTGAATTAACTCAGCAGGGTGTTTTTAGCGAAGAAAAAATTTGGCAGTTGCTGGCAGATGTACTGCCGATTTTGAAATTTGTGCACGATCGCCATGTCATTCACCGAGACATCAAACTTGAGAATATCATGCGGCGCCGCACCTCTGTTAGCTCCTCCCTGCCCAAGGCGGGAAATTTTCCGAATTCAGCTTTCCGAAGGGGAGGGCGGGGAGAGTTAGTTTTGATAGATTTCGGCATTTCCAAACAAGTGACGGGCTCCCTGATGAGCAAAGTAGGCACGACGGTAGGAACGCCCGGATATTCGCCGGTAGAACAAATGCGCGGTCAAGTTTTCCCCGGAAGCGATTTGTACAGTTTGGGAATAACTTGCCTGAGACTGCTAACTCAATGTTTGCCAAAAATTGACGGTTCCGATGACCTTTATGACCCGATAAACGGCGGGTGGATGTGGAGAGAACGGTTGCCCGCAGGCACAAAACTCAGCAGCAAGTTGACAAAAATTTTAGATAAGTTAATTGAAGATTATCTCAAAAATAGATATAAATCTGCTGATGAAGTAATCAAAGCTTTAAATCTCTATTCTTTACCTCCCCAACCCCCTTTTGTCAAGGGAGGACAACTTGCTTTAAATTCTGCTGTGACAAAGGGAGGCCCACTTGCTTTAAATTCTGCTGTGACAAAGGGAGGCGCGCTTGCTATCCATACTCCGGTCAATCAAAGCGGGCAAATCAATAGCAATATCTCTGTCAATCCCAGGGGAAAATCCAACACCAATGCGCCTCCGAACAAGGCATCGCAGAGAATTGCGGCTGTCAAAAGCACTTTTGAATTTCAGGTGGTGACAGTAGACAAGCGCGGGAAGCAAACTAATGTTAACAGCCGCCAAGCGCGTTTTTTTGAAGAACATCTTGGTAGCAGTACAGTCCTGGAAATGGTATCTGTTCCTGGCGGTACTTTCCTCATGGGTTCTCCAAAAGAGCGGGGTGACAGCGACGAAAAACCGCAGCACCCAGTAACTTTAGGCTCTTTCTATATTAGCAAATTTCCAGTCACTCAGGCCCAGTGGATAGCAGTTGCCGCCCTGCCGGAAATTAAAATATTTCTCAATCCCGATGCTGCCCGTTTTAAAGGTGCAAATCGACCTGTAGAAAATGTATCTTGGTACGAGGCTGTGGAGTTTTGCGATCGACTTTCTCGCAAAACAGGTAAGAATTATCGCTTGCCTAGCGAAGCCCAATGGGAATATGCTTGCCGGGGGCAAACTACGGGGCCGTTTCACTTTGGGGAAACGATTACCAGCGAGTTAGCCAATTACAACGGAAATTCTAATTACGCTGATGCGCCGAAGGGAGTTTATCGCTTTCAAACTACAGATGTTGGCAGTTTTAAACCTAATGCTTTTGGATTGTACGATTTCCACGGAAATGTTTGGGAATGGTGCGCGGATTCTTGGCACAATAATTATAACGGTGCGCCTGCTGATGGTAGCGTTTGGGAGTCTGACGGCGACTCTTCGCTGAGGTTGTTGCGGGGGGGTTCTTGGAACGATCATCCTCCTAATTGCCGAAGCGCGTGCCGCCTTAGATATCAGGCGGATTGTAAGGCTAGTATTGTGGGTTTTCGAGTGGTGGTTTCTGTTGCTCGATCTTGTGTTCGCACAGAGAAACCCGGTTTCTTGAAGAAACCGGGTTTCTGA
- a CDS encoding trifunctional serine/threonine-protein kinase/ATP-binding protein/sensor histidine kinase yields MKTTLPGYKLLSLPIHEGVNTVIYRGVRESDLIPVIVKTLKSEYPTIEEIARLKHEYKILKTLDMAGIIKAYSLEKHNNGLALILEDFGGDSLKNLIAAKHLEISEFLSLAIHLAETIAQLHENKIIHKDIKPQNIIINPKTGQIKIIDFSIATHLERENQTLSNPNLLEGTLAYMSPEQTGRMNRSMDYRTDFYSLGVTFYEMLTGKRPHQATDILELIHCHIAKRPVPPHQQIGEIPQAISDIVMKLLAKTAEDRYQSARGLKADLEICRHQLQTLGKIDNFPIGKRDKFGQFIIPQKLYGREQEVATLMAAFERVSGGTSEMMLVSGYSGIGKSCLVNEVQKPIVRQRGYFISGKFDQLKRNIPYASLIQAFADLMRHLLTESSEKLAIWKEQLLEALGSNGQVIVDVIPEVELIVGPQGSVPQLGPFESQNRFNRVFKEFIHVFTKPSHPLVVFLDDLQWADSASLKLIHLLICDPDSQYLLLMGAYRDNEVSPTHPLMLTLDEIQKNGAVVNHITLRPLDLGNVSLLVANTLNESSVPRNRVSELSELLFNKTQGNPFFLTQMFATLHQEKLLTFEFSAGCWQWSLNQIQAVGITDYNVVELIARNIQKLSEETQDILKLAACIGDKFNLDVLAIVNEKSESETAADFWEALQAGLVLPLSEAYKIPLLFTSDEMSREVKERIVPDCPLLSCSPDPLPYSHHAPIAYKFLHDRVQQAAYSLIPESQKQQTHLKIGELLLEHTPAEEIEENIFEIVNQLNVGADFITDRAKKERLARLNLIAGKKAKAATAYETAARQLRMGLELLREDSWETLYDLTFPLYAEAAAVEFLNTNFERAKMLSEEALKHTKTLLEKVKVYEIQMQFYSLQNQMQVALDIGLQVLGMLGVSLCSEPPQEMNTEALANLPEMTDINKLVAMGILWKSAPLAHHVTPALFPQFPFTMIHLCIQYGNSPQAASGYGIYGLFLCGPLGEIEVGYRFGQLALNLLDRFDAREIKSHVYVVFNAHIRHWKEHGKETLAPLLDGIKSGLETGSLEYVGYNSIYYCDHILFTGQPLEFVAQKQAQYLNILLNIKQDSHIRYLKTWRVMVLQLLDAPEEEYTIEGEFLNEEELLQQSIADNKHMFIFVAYLTKVIRFYLLKDYGRSVKSAREAEKYKDGVPGLMSGAEHNFYYSLALLAQYRQVSSSEQKESLKQVAKNQEKMQQWAIHGPMNYQHKYELVEAEKARVLGKIGKAMEYYDASIQGAREQGYIHEEAIANERAAEFYFCRGREKIAEIYLTDAYYGYIRWGAKAKVQDLSEEYPEFFSRLLTKEASSLDVSRTTSATTTGSFAALDFASVMKSSQAISGEIVLESLLSKLLKIAIENAGAEKSYLILEKDGQLVVEGTASIDNNEVLVLQSTPIETSQKLPFSILNYVARTQKNVVLNDASQEGIFTRDSYIVNAQPKSVLCMPVVHKGKLIGLLYLENNLTRSAFTPDRLEVLTAICSQAAISLENARLYANLSEATDSLKQANEQLEDYSRTLEHKVEERTQELNEKNLLLSQEIRDRVQIEQALRISEAQLKKQAEQLELSFEELKRTQTQLIQTEKMSSLGQMVAGVAHEINNPINFIYGNLSHVRTYCEDILGLVKLYQEQYPHPTAVIVEDIEAIELDFLMEDLPKVLDSMKVGADRIRKIVLSLRNFSRLDEAEMKEVDIHEGIDNTLLILQHRLQAKLDQPAIQIIKEYGPLPLVECSAGLLNQVFVSILANAIDTLNDQRGPRAIAIRTSVGYGEEEKSPISNPPLAESSTVSSAEVDSPNLDPTRKSPQFVVIRICDNGPGMTEEVNRRLFDPFFTTKPVGKNTGLGLSISYQIVVEKHRGQLKCVSHPGQGAEFIIQIPIRQNYQKLALQRQTR; encoded by the coding sequence ATGAAAACCACGCTGCCCGGTTACAAACTCTTATCGTTGCCCATTCATGAAGGTGTCAATACAGTTATTTATCGCGGGGTTAGGGAGTCCGACCTAATCCCGGTTATAGTAAAAACCCTCAAATCCGAGTATCCCACAATAGAAGAAATCGCACGATTGAAGCATGAATATAAAATTCTCAAAACTCTGGACATGGCAGGGATTATCAAAGCTTACTCTTTGGAAAAGCATAATAACGGTCTGGCGCTGATCTTAGAAGATTTTGGGGGGGACTCCCTGAAAAACCTAATCGCAGCTAAACACCTTGAAATCAGCGAATTTCTGAGTCTGGCAATTCATCTAGCAGAGACCATAGCTCAACTCCATGAAAACAAGATTATTCATAAAGATATTAAACCGCAGAATATTATTATCAACCCCAAAACAGGTCAAATAAAAATCATCGATTTTAGCATTGCCACGCACCTAGAGCGAGAAAACCAGACCCTCAGCAATCCCAACTTGCTAGAAGGCACCCTTGCCTATATGTCCCCAGAACAAACCGGGCGGATGAATCGATCGATGGACTACCGCACCGACTTTTACTCATTAGGTGTCACCTTTTACGAAATGCTAACTGGAAAGCGGCCGCATCAAGCCACCGACATCCTGGAATTAATTCACTGCCATATCGCTAAAAGACCAGTGCCACCCCATCAGCAAATCGGTGAGATTCCCCAAGCAATTTCTGACATTGTAATGAAATTATTAGCCAAAACTGCTGAAGACAGATACCAAAGCGCTAGGGGACTAAAAGCTGATCTAGAAATATGCCGTCATCAACTGCAAACCCTGGGTAAAATTGACAACTTTCCCATCGGTAAGAGGGATAAATTTGGACAATTTATCATCCCGCAAAAGCTCTATGGTCGCGAGCAAGAAGTAGCCACTTTGATGGCAGCCTTTGAGCGAGTCTCCGGGGGAACCAGCGAAATGATGCTAGTGAGCGGTTACTCGGGGATTGGCAAATCTTGCTTAGTGAATGAAGTTCAAAAACCGATTGTCAGGCAGCGCGGGTATTTTATCTCCGGTAAATTTGACCAATTAAAGCGAAATATTCCTTATGCTTCTTTGATTCAAGCTTTCGCCGACTTGATGCGGCATCTGTTAACAGAAAGTTCAGAAAAACTAGCGATTTGGAAAGAGCAACTTTTAGAAGCTTTAGGCTCAAATGGCCAAGTCATAGTAGATGTCATTCCCGAAGTCGAACTGATTGTCGGGCCTCAAGGATCGGTTCCGCAATTGGGGCCATTTGAATCCCAGAATCGCTTTAATCGGGTGTTTAAAGAATTCATTCATGTATTTACTAAACCCTCACACCCCCTCGTCGTCTTTTTGGATGACTTACAGTGGGCTGATTCGGCATCGCTCAAGTTGATTCATCTGCTGATTTGTGACCCGGACAGCCAGTATTTACTGCTGATGGGAGCCTATCGAGATAACGAAGTTAGTCCGACGCATCCGTTGATGCTGACGTTAGATGAGATTCAAAAGAATGGGGCGGTTGTAAATCATATCACCCTCCGTCCTTTGGATCTTGGCAACGTCAGCTTGCTGGTAGCGAATACCCTGAATGAGTCTTCTGTTCCGAGAAACCGGGTTTCTGAATTGTCCGAGCTACTTTTCAATAAAACCCAGGGCAATCCTTTCTTCTTGACTCAGATGTTCGCCACTCTGCATCAAGAAAAGCTATTGACCTTTGAATTCAGTGCTGGGTGCTGGCAGTGGTCATTGAACCAAATTCAAGCAGTAGGAATCACGGATTATAATGTCGTCGAACTGATTGCCAGAAATATTCAAAAACTCTCGGAGGAGACGCAGGATATCTTAAAGTTAGCCGCCTGTATTGGAGACAAATTTAATTTAGACGTTCTGGCTATTGTCAATGAAAAATCTGAGTCGGAAACGGCGGCTGATTTCTGGGAAGCGCTTCAGGCTGGCTTGGTTTTGCCTCTGAGCGAAGCCTACAAAATCCCTCTCCTTTTTACCTCTGATGAAATGAGCAGGGAAGTCAAGGAGAGAATAGTTCCAGATTGTCCTCTGCTATCATGCTCACCTGACCCTTTGCCTTACAGCCATCACGCGCCTATCGCTTACAAATTTCTCCATGACCGGGTGCAGCAAGCGGCGTATTCTCTTATTCCCGAATCTCAGAAACAACAGACCCACCTGAAAATCGGTGAACTGCTACTAGAGCATACTCCAGCAGAGGAGATTGAAGAAAATATTTTTGAGATTGTCAATCAGTTAAATGTTGGGGCTGACTTCATCACGGATCGGGCAAAAAAAGAGCGTCTAGCCCGATTAAATTTGATAGCAGGCAAAAAAGCTAAGGCAGCAACAGCTTATGAAACTGCCGCCCGACAACTACGGATGGGGCTAGAACTCCTCAGAGAAGATAGCTGGGAAACTCTGTATGACCTGACATTCCCTCTGTATGCGGAAGCGGCGGCGGTGGAATTTCTAAATACCAACTTCGAGCGAGCAAAAATGCTGTCTGAGGAGGCTCTCAAGCACACGAAAACTCTGCTAGAAAAAGTCAAAGTTTATGAAATCCAAATGCAGTTTTATTCCCTGCAAAACCAGATGCAAGTCGCGTTAGATATCGGGCTGCAAGTTTTGGGTATGCTGGGTGTCTCCCTTTGTTCGGAACCTCCACAAGAGATGAATACTGAGGCGTTAGCTAATCTGCCAGAAATGACGGATATCAATAAGCTGGTGGCTATGGGGATATTATGGAAATCCGCCCCTCTTGCTCATCATGTGACTCCTGCCTTATTTCCGCAATTTCCATTTACAATGATTCATCTTTGTATTCAATATGGTAATTCACCCCAGGCCGCTTCCGGCTATGGGATTTATGGCTTATTTTTGTGCGGACCTCTGGGTGAAATTGAAGTAGGATATCGCTTTGGACAGCTAGCTTTAAATTTGTTGGATCGATTTGATGCCCGGGAAATCAAATCTCACGTATATGTAGTTTTTAATGCTCATATTAGACACTGGAAAGAGCATGGAAAAGAAACCTTAGCACCATTGCTTGACGGAATAAAAAGCGGTCTGGAAACGGGAAGTTTAGAGTATGTTGGTTATAATTCTATCTACTATTGCGATCATATACTTTTTACAGGTCAACCGCTGGAGTTTGTGGCTCAGAAGCAGGCGCAATATCTTAATATACTTCTAAATATTAAACAAGATTCCCATATTCGTTATTTAAAAACATGGAGAGTAATGGTATTACAATTACTCGATGCCCCTGAAGAAGAATATACGATCGAAGGCGAATTTTTGAATGAAGAAGAACTCCTGCAACAATCTATTGCCGACAATAAACATATGTTTATTTTTGTTGCTTACCTGACAAAAGTGATTCGATTTTACTTGTTGAAAGATTACGGTCGGTCAGTAAAAAGCGCCCGCGAAGCCGAAAAATACAAAGATGGTGTGCCCGGTCTGATGAGTGGTGCGGAACACAATTTTTACTATTCTCTGGCTCTCCTTGCTCAATATCGCCAAGTTTCCAGCAGTGAACAAAAAGAATCCTTGAAGCAAGTGGCGAAAAATCAGGAAAAAATGCAGCAATGGGCTATACATGGGCCGATGAATTATCAACACAAGTATGAGTTAGTGGAGGCAGAGAAAGCGCGGGTATTGGGTAAAATTGGCAAAGCGATGGAGTATTATGATGCTAGCATTCAAGGAGCCAGAGAACAGGGATACATTCATGAAGAAGCCATAGCTAATGAACGGGCCGCCGAGTTTTATTTCTGTCGCGGGCGGGAGAAGATAGCAGAGATTTATTTGACGGATGCTTACTATGGCTATATTCGCTGGGGAGCCAAAGCAAAAGTGCAGGATTTATCAGAAGAATATCCTGAATTCTTCTCGCGACTACTGACTAAAGAAGCTTCCAGCCTCGACGTATCACGGACAACTAGCGCGACGACTACGGGGAGTTTTGCGGCGCTGGATTTCGCCTCTGTGATGAAATCTTCTCAAGCTATTTCTGGCGAAATTGTTCTGGAAAGTCTGCTTTCTAAGTTATTGAAAATTGCCATTGAGAATGCTGGGGCTGAAAAAAGTTACTTAATTTTAGAAAAAGATGGTCAACTGGTGGTAGAAGGGACGGCAAGCATAGATAATAATGAGGTATTAGTGCTGCAATCCACACCCATAGAAACGAGTCAGAAATTGCCGTTTTCTATACTAAATTATGTGGCGCGAACTCAGAAAAATGTGGTATTAAATGATGCAAGTCAGGAGGGAATTTTTACCAGGGATAGCTATATTGTTAACGCCCAACCCAAGTCAGTTTTATGTATGCCGGTCGTCCATAAAGGAAAGCTCATTGGTCTGCTTTACTTGGAAAATAATCTGACAAGGAGTGCGTTTACTCCCGATCGCCTGGAAGTTTTAACCGCGATCTGTTCTCAAGCGGCGATTTCCCTGGAAAATGCCCGACTATATGCCAATTTGTCTGAGGCGACTGACAGCCTGAAACAAGCCAATGAGCAATTAGAAGATTACAGCCGGACTTTAGAGCATAAAGTGGAAGAGAGGACGCAGGAATTAAATGAAAAAAATCTGCTCCTGAGCCAGGAAATTCGCGATCGCGTGCAGATAGAGCAAGCTCTGCGAATATCAGAAGCGCAATTAAAAAAACAAGCCGAACAACTAGAGCTTTCTTTTGAAGAACTCAAGCGCACCCAGACCCAGCTCATTCAGACTGAGAAAATGTCCTCCCTCGGACAGATGGTGGCAGGGGTGGCCCACGAAATCAATAACCCGATTAACTTCATATATGGCAACCTGAGTCACGTCAGGACTTATTGTGAAGACATACTAGGACTGGTGAAACTCTATCAAGAACAATACCCCCATCCCACAGCAGTAATTGTTGAGGATATTGAGGCAATCGAATTAGATTTCTTGATGGAAGACTTACCCAAAGTGCTGGATTCGATGAAGGTGGGGGCAGACCGAATTCGCAAAATTGTCCTCTCCCTGCGAAACTTCTCGCGACTGGATGAAGCGGAAATGAAAGAGGTCGATATCCATGAGGGCATCGATAACACCCTACTGATTTTGCAGCACCGACTGCAAGCCAAATTAGACCAGCCTGCTATTCAAATCATTAAAGAGTACGGCCCGCTGCCGCTGGTGGAGTGCTCTGCCGGCCTACTGAACCAGGTGTTTGTAAGTATACTGGCGAATGCGATTGACACTCTCAATGACCAAAGGGGGCCGCGGGCGATCGCAATTCGCACCTCAGTGGGGTATGGGGAAGAAGAAAAATCCCCGATTTCCAATCCCCCCCTTGCGGAAAGCTCTACAGTTTCTTCGGCTGAGGTGGATTCCCCCAACCTCGACCCAACCCGGAAAAGTCCCCAATTTGTTGTGATTCGCATTTGCGACAATGGCCCCGGTATGACAGAGGAAGTGAACCGGCGGCTGTTCGACCCCTTCTTCACCACGAAACCCGTAGGGAAGAACACCGGTCTGGGGCTGTCAATCAGCTACCAGATTGTGGTAGAAAAACACCGGGGACAGTTGAAATGTGTTTCTCATCCCGGTCAGGGGGCAGAGTTCATCATTCAGATTCCTATTCGACAGAACTATCAAAAATTGGCTTTGCAAAGACAAACCAGATGA